TTGTGTTTAGAACAAGTCGCACAAGTAACTTAACTAAATATGCCCCTCGAGGCATGAATACGATTTAACAACTCGATCCACACGAATGAATCGTACAAAATCTCAAGCCCACGATCTCATCTCTACAAGTTCTAAAAATAAACGACCTAATCATATAAAATGGAACAATTTCACAAAAACAAGTTGTTCAAAGAAAACTTGTTCTAGCATTCACAACAACATAAGGACAACTCGGATTAAACGAGTTGAGTCAGTCAACCATATTCTCTACGAAATTGCATTAAGCACAAGTCGTGTCTATCTAAAAGCAAAGCTTTAAAAGTGATTTGTATCAAAACAAATCATTAAAGCAAAGCATTAAAAAGTGATTTATATCAAAATGAATCACTTCAACCAAATGACTCGTATAGAAATGAGTTAAAAAGGAAGGATTGTAAACGTTTTTTCGAAACGTAAAAACTATCCTCCAAAACAACTTGGATAAAACAAGTTGTATCATACACAAGGATAATAACCTTGTAAAAACTAGAAAGGAGAGGGAATAAGCATATAATCCCTTCACCTAAGGCGCCAATTTATACTCGAGAAAAGCGCAAAAAATCACGAGCTGGCCTTTTCAATGGTCGCTCGGATAAAGCGACGATGTACAAATTGGTGTCCAATGGTTATAATACGACTTGATGATTTAAAACAACTCAAGCCCATGAGTTGAACAAAATCGAGTAAAAAATAACCATATGATCTAAgtaatttgtattaaaataaATTGCGCAAAACAACTTGATATATAACGAGTTGTGCTTCAAAAAAGTGACTTGTATAAAAAACAAGTCATCTAGAAAACTCAGAATGAATGAGTTCAACAAAAAAAGGCTTCATTCGAAAATCCTTTCTGCTTGATTGCTCGAGTCCGACTTCATAAAGCTCGACCTCGAGCAGGGGCATAATGGATAAAGCAACGAAGTCCGATGGTTATAAAGATGATCTGATACTCTAAAAGGACTCAAAATAAACAATTTGTACTTGAAACAAGTTGTGAAGTCCTAAAAAACAGCTCGAATTTAAATGAGttgtatgaaattagatcaagaaATAGCCACGTTTTAATTAAACGATTTGAAATGAAACAAATCGTAAGACCTTAAAACTACTCGCATCGAACAAGCTAGATGAGGttatactaaaaaataattacgaGTTTTGAAATAAACGATTTGTATCAAAACAAGTCGTAAGAAATCAGAGTAAGTTTCAGAAAGGTGATTTGTATTAAAACAAGTCATGTATCCTCAAAACAACTCGAATTGAACGAGTTGTACGAAACTAGGACAAGAAATATTCTTTGGTTAAGTAAGATGTGCTAAAATCAATTATACAGAGCCTACAAGCCCGAGTTCAAATACTCGAATCCAACTCTTAAGAAAAAGAGATTgaactcgagtaggggcactattcatacactggcccaacactaaggcccaggtccaaatacaccaaaaggcccaatccaaagattaGCCTTCGTTATTCACCGAcctctttagaagaggtcggacTCAACACAGACTTCTTTCCAAAGAAGTCGGGCTCAAGagatagctggcagataacacttattcaaataagtaactgcccctaaaatctctcaacccacttctagAAGCCATATCCCAACAATTCCTAGATAAAAGGGACGGTTacccacctaaaaaggtggcactactccaacggtggttattggatcaccactataaataccctgacactcctcaggtatcgctaagttccaatacattctaaacctgcttaatcccatgctgacttaggcattggagtgtctttgcaggtaccacccccatctcTTGGAACACACAACTCGGAGGCGGCTCCCAGACGTAAACCAAGTCGGAGACCACACTCCTCCAGCGCTTGGGCCTCAAACAAGCCCAACCACCATCCGGTTCTAGGTAAGCCCCGGAACAACAGTAATACAAGATAAATGTCGATAATTTGGAGAAAAGGTACAAGTTCCAGATTAGggttggcaatgggtagggtaggatagggtTATCCGcgagttgaaaattttattaaaactctacctatcttacccgcgggttgagaatttcttaaccttaaccctacccgcaccctaaagttctaaattCTACCCTATTctacccgcagaaatatcaaatttcttcaaagtaaatataaaattcaatcatttcgaattttatacatattaataacataaaaaataaaaaatttcatactttaaattactaaattaactaactaacttagTGGTTATTCACTTATTGTAAGTTATTATATAAGGGAGATTGTGGGTTCAACTCTCACAAAATTAACCGTGgatgtatcaatacatttatttattattccccCTACAATttgaatgaaatattttctaaaaaaattgttttaattaTTGTCCCTCATAAAATGTGTctgaaaaacttttaaaaataagaaaagcatTCTATTtctatcaaaaaataaattttaatttatttcaaatttaaattcataaTTTGGCGAATTTCCGCACTGAAAAATCTTGCTTCTGTCGCTGTTTTCCCACCTTAAACCCTCACCAAGACGCCAactacctcctcctcctcctccttcttcttctttctgagTTCGTTATTACTTCAAAGAAAGCATAACATGTCATGTTCAGACATATTTTTTGTAAgtcctccttcttcatcttcttcaatttcttcaAACTTTGGTGCCACCGTTATCACAAAACCTCACTACTGGGGCCATTTGCCAACCCCCATCACAAAATCGCACTTTCCTCGCATTCATTGTCATTCAAAGACTCTATCTTTACCCACAAACTCTATTAGTTTCAAGCATTTCCTTTCGACCGAGCTGTTTAAGACGGGTGGGAGAAACATTTTGAATTCATCAAACAAGGAGATTGGTCCCCAGAAACCCCGGTTGACTTCAACTTTCAATACCATGATAGATTTGTATGGCAAGGCCGGACGGCTAAAGGATGCTGCCGAAGTCTTTGCTGATATGTTAAAATCCGGAGTGGCAATGGATACAATCACTTTTAATACTATGATCTTTATCTGTGGAAATCATGGTAATTTGTTGGAAGCTGAATCTCTGCTTAATAAAATGGAAGAAAATGGTATATCCCCTGATACGAAAACTTACAATATCCTTCTGTCCTTATATGCTAATTCGGGGAATACGGATGCTGCTCTTTGTTGTTATAGAAGGATTAGAGATGTTGGGCTCTTCCCGGATGATGTAACTCACAGAGCTCTTCTTGGTGCGTTATGCTCAAAGAATATGGTTCAAGCTGTGGAAACTCTGATTGATGAAATGGAGAAATCTTCTGTTTCTGTCGATGAGAACTCTCTTCCTGGTATCATCGAGATGTATGTTAACGAAGGAGCCCTTGACAAAGCAAATGATATGCTTCAGAAATTTCTAATGAACGGTGTACCATCATCAAGTATATGTGCTGCAATTATGGATGCTTTTGCTGAAAAGGGACATTGGCTTGAAGCCGAGAATGTGTTTTATTGGGAAAGAGGTGTGCCAGGACAGAGAAGGGATGTCATAGAATACAATGTCTTGATCAAAGCGTATGGCAAAGGAAAACTTTACGACAAAGCTGTTTCTCTCTTCAGGGGAATGAAGAATCATGGGACTTGGCCTGATGGTTGCACTTATAATTCTCTCATTCAGATGTTATCCGGTGCTGATTTAGTCGATCAGGCAAGAGATCTCATGGTTGAAATGCAAGGGATGGCATTTAAGCCGCATTGTCAGACTTTTTCTGCTGTTATTGCATCCTATGCTCGTCTCAGTCAGCTTTCTGATGCTGTCAGTGTGTACCAGGAAATGCTACGAGCCGGAGTAAAACCAAACGAGGTTGTGTATGGATCTTTAATAAACGGATTTGCAGAATACAGTAGTCTTGAAGAGGCACTTTGGTATTTCAACATTATGGAAGAATCCGGATTATCTGCCAATTTAGTTGTGTTGACATCCTTGCTAAAGTCTTATTGTAAGGTTGGGAACTTGGAAGGAGTAAAAGCGATTTATGAACGGATGCAGAACTTGGAAGGTGGTCTTGATTTAGTTGCGTGCAATAGTATGATCAGTCTCTTTGCAGATCTCGGATTGGTATCCGAAGCCAAGATGGCTTTCAAGAATTTGAGAGAAAAGGGCTGGGCAGACGGGATTTCATATGTGACAATGATGTATCTTTATAAAGATATGGGAAGGATCGACGAGGCCATTGAGATTGCGGAGGAGATGAGGCTTTTAGGTTTACTGAGGGATTGTGTTTCATATAATAAGGTACTGGTTTGTTATACCACTCATGGACAGCTTTATGAGTGTGGTGAACTAATACATGAGATGATATCTAAGAAGCTTTTGCCAAATGATGGAACTTTTAAAGTGTTGTTCACTGTATTAAAGAAGGGAGGGTTTCCAATTGAAGCAGTTGTGCAGTTGGAGTCATCTCTGAAGGAGGGGAAGCCTTATGCGCGACAAGCTGCGATCGCTGCTTTGTATTCTTTAGTTGGTATGCACAATTTGGCGCTTAAATCCGTTCAGACATTCATAGAATCCGAGGTTGATCTTGACTCCTATGCATATAATGTGGCAATCTATGCATATGGTTCGGCTGGAGAAATCAACAAGGCCTTGAACACATACATGAAAATGCAGGATAAGCATTTGGAGCCGGACATTGTGACTCAGATTAATATGGTAGGTTGTTATGGAAAAGCCGGCATGGTTGAAGGCGTGAAACGGATATTTACCCAACTAAGAGGCGGAGAGATCGAGCCATGCAAGTCTTTGTTCAAGGCTATTATAGATGGTTACAGAGTTTGCAATAGAAAGGACCTGGCTGAGTTAGTTGGCCAAGAGATGAAAATCACATTCAACTTGGAAGAAAATAATGAAGTTGAGAGCAAAATTGAAAGTGAAAATGGAAGTGATTGTGATTGATTTTGATGAAAGCTTCTTTGAGGTCTGTTAAATCCACAGGTGGTTGTATATTTAGGGGAGACAAATTTATGTATGTACAATGTAAGTAGTGAAACACAAATGATTggtaaggaaaagaagaaaaagaaaaaaccacATACACAAAACACAAAAACCTAGTGGTAATCACCACATAAATTACAAATATCATACTCTCAAACAAGTTACCTTTTCTGACCCACCAACAAAACTCCAGTATATATAAACTCATCAAAAGACTAACCGTGAACCGACAGCAATCACGGTCCGATTAACCTCCTAAAACCGCTGCTTCAAAAACCGGTGGAAAACCACCAAACTGAGAACTGGCTGGTTTGAAGAAAACGTTCTCGTTTTTGTTTGCCAAATTTGGCTTAGCCAGATAACTTtcaggcttggtttggtaaaactttttggtaaaactttttgaagaggtgtttgtgttttttaaaagctcaaagtctttattttgtgtttggtatcAGAGTATTTTTGAAAGCATCAAAGATAGAGTTTTTCAAAATTGacttgtatttttcaaaatttaaaaatttaatataattttatatgttaactaattttcgaatttaatactTACATTTATCCGCCGTCCATTCGTCGAGCTCGATCGCCGTCGTCTGGTCGGCGTCTTCCGTCAATAAAgccattccctttttcttttcggATTGAAGTTCTGCCCCCTTGCTTCTCGTTCGATCTGGCAGAGTGCTGTCGTGAGTCGTCAGTGGTGaagtgaagaagaaggaataacaGTGGTCGTCGTCTGGTTGCCGTCGCACTCAACTGATCGCCGTCCTTGTCTGCTGCTCAGATCGAAGGTCAGTGCTCACTGTTAGGGCTTGTTCTTCATATTTTTAATGGTCTGTTCAGATGTGAGAACAAAGGTTTAGGATTCTGCTAGTGCTACTTAGAttgcttctttttcctttttgaatttttcattctTGGTTCTTTGTTACTGCTAGTGCTACTCAGATTGAATTGTTGGATGATTAACTTGTTGAATGATTAACTTCGTTCCTCTCTGAATCATATGAAAAAATATAAATTCATCAAAATGAGAAAATGGTTTGTTTATTCAAATGAGACTCCTGCCAAAGTATAAcaaaattttgttaaattttacttCCATATTTGTTCTTTAGCTTTGGCTTTGTAATTGGATTTATGTCCTGAAGTTGAAAACATGCTATCTGCTGGGTTTGGAATTCAGCAGTTCCAGATACTATGTATGAAGGCTGTAGAATCCAATGCCTTCTACGGGCACTTGAACTATGCCTTGACAGAAAAAGCATTCAGCAGTCAGTATTTGGTGAATTTAATGAGATATGTACCAAGTGAGATCCTGCATATCTTGGCAAAGTTGATTCTAGTCTATTATTCAaccttttaaaatttgattatttcGATAAGAATTTGCTTTCTGCTTATGGTATTATGTCTTTGAAAACATAATATCACTACTAATGGTGCTATTTTACAAGGACCTCTATCTATTGCTGCTAAGAGATCTGGTTTTCCAAACTTGGTTGGAATTATGTATAAATTGTGTGGTGTGATGTGATGTGGCATTGCTAGTGTAGTTTCTTAATTGTGATCAGTCAGTTGAAAACTAAAATATTGCTAATCTTTGTTAAAATTATACTAAAGCATGAGCTTTTATTTGTTCAATATAAAAGCATGAGCTTTTATCTATATGTTTGAGTCTTCTCTCCTACATTAAACtgaatttatttattgaattttgttAAGCTAGATCTTGTTTTGAACTGAATAAAATGAATGATGgaaattttattattgttgatttttgTTGTTGAATCTTTGTTTggattaaaaaaagaaataaggaactaaaaaaagaagaaagttaGTGCATAAAGAACTAATTATGTTGTAaggtgtttatttatttattttttattataaaacagtttTTTGGTTGGATCACGGTTGAACCGATTAGACTAATGAACCAATGAACTAGTAACTAGAATGGTTCAGATTTTTTAAACCTTAATTGCTAGTGTAtaatttgtatgtttctttttctcttttttttgggcTCTATTTTGTTATTATATAGAAAAAGCTTGTGTGTGTCTATTCTAAGTTATGAAACAAGCAAAGGCAAATTTATTGATGCAATATTCAATGAATTTTCGCTTCAGGAGAATAATAAAGACTAGTTCAATATTACTATAAGAATCTAAACTAAATTATTTGTTACAAAAAGCGAATAAAAATGAAATATATAACATTTACAAGATTATTGTTAACCTAAAATTaaagggaaaaaaagaagaatagagggTAAAGCAGGCACTACAGCGTAAAATGGAGTccttatataataatataagaaAAGCAAAGGAAATTACCAATTCAAAGTCCTTTCGAACCAAAGCTGAAGCTAAATCAAGGTTCTAAAAATCGGATCGGTGATTGAACCGTTTTAGTTATTAGTTCATTAGTTTATTGGTCTAACTATGGTTcatttgaaaaaataataaaataataaataaattataaataaatactaaaaataaaaataggacaaaaataattttttattattccacaaaaataattttctaataaAAATAGGACAATTGAAtttcattctttgattcaaaCGAAGATTTCCCCCAAAACAAGAGAAaaggtttggtaaaattttttaaatacgtgtttgtattttttaaaagtacAAAAAGACTATGTACTTGTGTTTGTAGTTTTTAAAAGGTTGGAGTATTTTTTAAAGTATCTAAGGTGGAGTATTTTAAAATTGGTctgtacttttcaaaatttaaaaaatataatataacttCGTATATTaacgaattttaaaatttaatgcttaaatttatattttttatagtatttttaaattttaaaaacaattttacCAAACGTAATTATTGTTGCTTatgtttatttaaaattatttttaatttaatttatcaaacatAAATACTATActtcttaaaaaattattttttaaaaactagCTTTTACTTCTAAAAAATAAGAACTTTACCAAATTAAGCCAAACTCTAGCGGTAGCCTCCTCCACGGCCGCTCTTCTGCCGGCATCCGTCACGCTCAACACCACCGTCTTTGTCTGGGCGTCGAGTCCGAGTCTCCAACCCTTCTCCTCATTCACCAAGTGCAGTTTCTTCCTCGAGCTCGCCGTACGCCGTTTTCTCTTCGTTTGCTCAGCCACGCTTCTGCCGCCGTTAGCCGTCGTGCTCGCCTCCTGGTCTCCGTTTCGGTCGCGCTTCTGCCCCTCTGCTCAGACTGCTTAGAACGAAGGCAATgacttcatttttttttatttttcattctttgTTCTTCGTTCTTTGCTCAAAAGTCATCGAATGGTTATTAAAAATTGGAATTTTTTgtggttttaattttttattaagtgATTATTTGATTGTTGATTAGCTCTGGTTCTGCCGTTTTTCTGTTTTTCTATTCTCCGTCAGTAGGTGGATTTTTCCCTGTGAGAAAAATTTTAGTAATCTTGAAGGTAGAAGCACAGCATAAGCTGTTACTTTGTTGTAATGGGTACTGGAATCGAAATCAAAACAAACATGGGGGCTCCCTCTGCGCAACTTGCTTGTGAAGGGGTTGAGAAACCTGTTTTCGATTTTGAAGCTGTGTCCCCTCCTATGTTGATACTTGGCTTTCTGAGGGATCTATCCATCGATTTTGAAATCTCCTGTTTTGAAATGCACCCTACCATTAGTGATCAATGATCAGGATCCCACCCTCCACTATGCTCTTGATTATTTTTGCAAGGGGTTGTGGGGGTGAGAAGAGGATTGGATGGCATTTTTGTCTGGTAAATTAGAGAAGGATAGTgcatgttgggtttctttttgttCACTGCTTGGAACTTTGTTGCTGAGAATTGTACATGTCTAATGATATGTCTTCTGATACAATGATTTGCTAAACTCTGTAAACTTTTCTGTATTAGTCTAGCTACATTGAGCAGCATTATGTTGGACTATCAATTTTTGGATTGGTTTCAAGTTTCAACTTTCATGTTTTCTTCAATAGGATTCACTTGAGTGAATTACATGATGCTACACATCCTGATGTCAATTTTAGCCGTATTTGATGGCTGTAGGTAGTCTAGGATTGTAAAGCACCACTTTGATATTAACTTTTATCTTAATCACTCCTGTTCAGGCTTCTATGTGTACCAGAATATGATTACCttacttttttatttatcttttgaatACATGGTGTGATTTTGAACTTTTCAAGTTTAATTTGGAATTAAGAGAGCATTGTGTGTTTCAGGATTTGTGTTATTGCTAAATGGAGTCACACGCAATGATTCTTCCGTTGCGCTATTATTCAGTTCCTCTAGTATTGTCCGCTACCCAACCTACTCCTCCAtttcttgcttttccctcaaaaACTTCTCTTTCATTTCCGCGCCTCAATTTTCCCACCACAGGTAATTAACCACTTAATTATTCAGTTAGTTACAATTGTTAGTTACCCTAGTACTCAAGTTTGCACTCCATCTGTTTGTATAAATGCCTATACGGGGATACAAACTTGCGGAACAAaatttctccatattttcttttgttttgtttgtgttctaTGTTTCAAGAGATCATAGGGCTGCCATTGtgaacaatttttttatttttgatatgaaGCAGGGGGAAGGTTGTGGCACTGTCTAACTGTTAGTGAAGGCTTGTCCTCTGCCAGTTCCTCTGGAAGCAGTGTTGATGTTGATGATGGCAGTGGCGGTGGCGGTGGAAAAGAAGAGGTACTGTTGGATGAGAGTCGAATGGTTAGGGTGTGTGATAAGCTTATTGGTGTTTTCATGGTTGACAAGCCCACACCTACCGATTGGAGGAGGTTGCTGGCTTTTAGCAGGGAGTGGGACATCATTAGGCCCCATTTCTTCAAGCGATGTCAGGATAGGGCAGATGTCGAGGCTGATCCCACAATGAAGGAGAGGCAGCTCCGCCTTGGAAGGAAGCTTAAAGAGGTATTACCATGTGCACTATTTGTAAGACAAGAAATGAATATGAAATAAAAAAGGTGTTAGATAGTACAAACCACACTTTTATACTGGAAATTTGTTACAGGTCAAAGCTTGAAGCCCTGGAAACACCATTTGTAACGGCCTAACAAGACAGATGGTTGTATCAAGGAAATAGTCTTGCACTTTAAGAGTTTAGGATATACCATTTGTAGTGTTTATAGGGTGTAACCATATTGCTATGTGCACGGACAAGGTGTGAAAGAAAGAAAGGACAGAATAATATGTCCTTGCTTTTTCGTCCCCCATTTTTGTTTTGCCACAGTTTGAATGGGATATGATCATTATTGTATTTTTGTAATGCAGTCCTACTGTAAGCTGTATTTATTTGGGAGGCATAAAGTAGGGAATGTtgcaattttattaaaaagttctTGTGCAGATTGATGAGGATGTGCAAAGACATAATGATCTACTTGAAGTGATCAAAGGGGACCCATCAGGAATTACTGACATTGTCGCCAAGCGTCGTAAAGATTTTACAAAAGAATTCTTTGTGCACCTTCATACTGTAGCTGAATCCTACTATGACAATGCTGAAATGCAAAATGGTAGGATTTTGTTTTACAGGCTTATAGCATCTTTGTCTATTTTCGATAACACTTTGGATTTAGTTTCCAATCTCATATCAAAATGTGTCATCTTCATTTCTTGTCTTGTAAATGATCAAGCCACATTTAGTTCATTCAGTTCTGAGTTTTGGACGTATTCTGAACAATTACATTGTTTTTTCTCATTTGACATAAATTAACTTTAATGAGGTAGAAGAAACTTAGACTCTTAAATTTGTGTAAATTTTAGTACCCTTGGTCGAAACTTAAAAACTAGAATAATATTAATTGATCCTCAGAATACTAATGGCGGTAGTTCAGTCCTgcatatttaattaatttgtttgtttataacctccttttttttttgtgacaagAACTTGCAAAGCTTGGGAACATTTGCTTGGCTGCTGTACAAGCCTATGATGATGCAACCGAAAGCATGGAAAAGTTAAATGAAGCAGAGTTGAAATTCCAAGATATTTTCAATTCGCCCTCACTTGATGCTGCCTGCAGAAAAATAGACAGTTTGGCTGAAAAAAAAGAACTTGATTCCACATTGGTATTGATGATCACCAAAGCTTGGTCGGCTGCTAAGGAATCAAACATGATGAAAGATGAGGTATTGATGATGAAATCTGCATTTTCCTATTCCTATCTACGTTGATATATCTACTTAACTTTATGAGCTCGAAGGTTAAGAAATTTTTGTATGATTATTGCAACTAATATAGTTTATTTAGGGTACACTGGTAGTGTAACCACATGGGAATTCCATTTTTGTTAAAGGAGAGATGTCATAAAAGGGTCTACTCATTTCAGATTTATGTTTGCCGTAACATTATATGTAAATCTTGCCATTTTCTTATATTATTGTATGCAGGTAAAAGATGTACTTTATCATTTATACAAGACTTCCGTGGGAAACCTCCAGAGACTTGTGCCAAAAGAGATTCGAATTATTAAATATCTTATTAGAATTGAGGATCCTGAGGAACAACTGTGTGCTCTCAAAGATACATTTACACCTGGAGAAGAACTTGAAGGAATCGATGTTGATAGCTTGTATACGTATGTATTAATTTCAGAATGTAAACTTATTGAAATAGAATTTACTTACAGTTGTGTTAACCATTTCGTTATTAATTTTTAGGACACCAGAGAAACTTCACACATGGATAAAGACTGTGGTGGATACTTATCATTTGAGCACAGAAGGTACCCTTATTAGGGAAGCAAGGGATATGCTGAATCCAGAGGTCATCCAAAAATTGGAGGTCCTTAAAACTGTTGTGGAAAGGAATTTCATGTGAATTTGAGCTTAGCTTAAAAATATGGGTGCACTTGGAGTGTAACATAATACAGCTGCATGCTTTGCATTGCCAAATGAAACTGAAATGCAGCAAAATAGCAATCTGTTAGAGTTATTTTTTGTATGGCTGTAGAGTTAGTTTTGTATAGCTGGCAGGTTAGTTAGTCTGTTAGATCTACGTCCTACACCACTAGTTAGTTATTTATTATTCCTATTTGTACAGCTATATACATTGCACATAGTTTTGGTTTTGTGAATTAATTAAATCATTCCAAAATTCCTTTctctttcaatctcaatcttaCTCTTTATATTTTCTTTGCTCAAGGCTGCATTACAAGCTTTCCTCTCTTCAAGCTTGTTCTTGCAAGTTATTTGAATTACAAGCTCGATAAGTCAGAAATAACAGATCACTCACCAGATCCGAATGCAAGTCATTCATCCGAATTTCACTACAAATTTTGAGAGATTCACTACTTTCATGTGTCAATTCTCTCAGTTTCAAGCACACATCGGCAAATCCGACTCCTCTTCTACCATTTCTGATCCGATCGGTCCTTATTTTTTTCATCCAGAAGAAAGTTTTGGAACTCCTCTGATTCCGCTCTAGCTAACGCCTCAAAATTATTACCAGTGGTCGCATGACATGTGGAGAGCACTGAGATCGAAGAACAAGGTGAAGTTCCTTGAAGGATCGATTTCGAAACCGACCGAAGGCGATCCTACTTTCGAAGCATGGGACAGGTGCAACAATTTTTTTCTCTCTTGGATCAACCTCTCTCTCAGTCCTGAGATTGCTAAAAGCGTGTTGTGGATTAGTTCAGATGCAGATTTGTGAAACGATTTGAGGCATCCTTATTCGCATGGAGATGTTTTTCGAGTAGGTGAGTTAAAAGAGGAATTCTATGCACTCAAACAAGGTGATCTCTCTATCACTTCTTATTTTACAATGTTGAAGGCTATTTGGGAAGAATTAGAAAATTTACATGCCATCCTTAATTGTGTTGCTTGTGTGAGCGGTTGCTCTTGTGGATTAAAAATCGTTCGAGATCATACATCTGAAGAATATGTTGTTAAATTTTTAAGAGGTTTGAATGAATAATATTCCACTGttaaatcacaaattatgcttATGAAGTCATTCCCTGAAATCAACACTGTGCTAGTTATGCTAACTCAACAGGAACGACAGTTGAATTGTGAGTTGTCTGGTAGCAAAATTGTAACTAATTCTTTGGAAGTGCAATCCTCAGCTGGAGGTGGTTCATTCCCAGCGAGAGGCGGAGGCCATGGGAGAAGTACAGGTAGAGGAGGCACTCAGAAATCCTATGGTCGAGAATACACTTCCAAGCTTTGTAGCTACTGTAATCGAATTGGTCATTTAGCAGAAACTTGCTGCAAGAAAAACGGCTTTCCTGCTCACTTAAAACAGCGAGTAGCTAATCAA
The DNA window shown above is from Arachis ipaensis cultivar K30076 chromosome B08, Araip1.1, whole genome shotgun sequence and carries:
- the LOC107611573 gene encoding pentatricopeptide repeat-containing protein At1g73710; its protein translation is MVQAVETLIDEMEKSSVSVDENSLPGIIEMYVNEGALDKANDMLQKFLMNGVPSSSICAAIMDAFAEKGHWLEAENVFYWERGVPGQRRDVIEYNVLIKAYGKGKLYDKAVSLFRGMKNHGTWPDGCTYNSLIQMLSGADLVDQARDLMVEMQGMAFKPHCQTFSAVIASYARLSQLSDAVSVYQEMLRAGVKPNEVVYGSLINGFAEYSSLEEALWYFNIMEESGLSANLVVLTSLLKSYCKVGNLEGVKAIYERMQNLEGGLDLVACNSMISLFADLGLVSEAKMAFKNLREKGWADGISYVTMMYLYKDMGRIDEAIEIAEEMRLLGLLRDCVSYNKVLVCYTTHGQLYECGELIHEMISKKLLPNDGTFKVLFTVLKKGGFPIEAVVQLESSLKEGKPYARQAAIAALYSLVGMHNLALKSVQTFIESEVDLDSYAYNVAIYAYGSAGEINKALNTYMKMQDKHLEPDIVTQINMVGCYGKAGMVEGVKRIFTQLRGGEIEPCKSLFKAIIDGYRVCNRKDLAELVGQEMKITFNLEENNEVESKIESENGSDCD